In one Magallana gigas chromosome 9, xbMagGiga1.1, whole genome shotgun sequence genomic region, the following are encoded:
- the LOC105329501 gene encoding tubulin polyglutamylase TTLL13: MSERPKAIVFRINDHGQGPEVLRQVFLERGWIEFDEDLQEDYDWNIWWRTSRFRNCDYDSIQKWQRLNHYPKSTGITKKDCLARNLKRMKGVHGAGVYNFCPMTFNLPNDYTRFVAEYSKLKQKQGENKMMYWICKPADMSRGRGIFIFSDMSDLQYDCNAVLQRYISNPLLIGGYKFDVRIYVAVPSFHPLTVYIYEEGIARFGTEKFDLSSLKNVFSHLTNTSINKHSPAYTTDKERIGPGCKWTLTQLRYYFHQNNIDDSVLWIRVMNLIILTVLVQAPQVPKMENCFELYGFDVLIDENLKPWLLEVNFSPSLSSDCQTDILVKKPLLHDLMDLMHFKDQDKERGGDVYRQLTNRSKALETDRYSSVSRTGRSSAINRSSSNFQKSLSALSKQQSTVKESTSYIEQDNEVEKKKEAEKMCYGLPLVNPADDDKRPDSASSGVSSAGSEKLDEVTAEHKPIIHKSASAGQLTREKSRTSVTFSIGPPSSRSIVKAPSLTDMNNNQPTSQSVIHTTIGPVQTVFVRRSSTLSSNSKSHKAEKGSLKSCATSDSAISSLYSGSGSENSDLVSLPEESRRRSSNLVTGQRRPSYTYGQTSDNTSNLKNSSDQPKSSLTKSSSSSQLSSKIKSLRPSGNSSALRKISSSGTVTPKPNLYPQRAASRAQQMNYEAPSSQREVRSLSHQSNTQRSQPRRFTPANESQAPFTKVSLRKSQGSRLGDQEGAHQTRRSINGSRMNIRNRAQLNSQQGKSKVKGPPSRVGSFYLAFPFSEVSYKTANGSLDAHVVIRESQKNLREVLHNIDKSKGEKKTGGFLPFGAKEDVDGERLWPPVKPPPEVT; the protein is encoded by the coding sequence ATGTCAGAGAGGCCTAAGGCAATAGTGTTTAGAATAAATGACCATGGCCAGGGTCCGGAGGTTCTTCGTCAGGTTTTCTTAGAACGCGGGTGGATTGAGTTTGATGAGGATTTGCAGGAAGATTACGACTGGAATATTTGGTGGAGAACATCCAGGTTCCGTAACTGCGATTACGACAGCATCCAAAAATGGCAGAGGTTAAATCACTATCCAAAATCTACGGGTATTACAAAGAAGGATTGCCTGGCGCGGAACTTGAAGCGAATGAAAGGTGTCCACGGGGCTGGGGTGTACAACTTCTGTCCAATGACGTTTAATCTTCCAAATGATTACACCCGATTTGTCGCTGAGTACAGCAAGCTGAAACAGAAACAAGGCGAAAACAAAATGATGTACTGGATTTGTAAGCCGGCTGACATGTCAAGAGGAAGGGGCATCTTCATCTTCAGTGATATGTCAGATCTTCAATATGACTGCAATGCTGTTCTCCAGAGGTACATTTCTAATCCTCTTTTGATTGGAGGGTATAAATTTGATGTTCGAATCTATGTAGCTGTACCATCATTTCATCCCCTGACAGTTTATATATACGAAGAAGGAATCGCTAGATTTGGAACTGAAAAATTTGATCTTTCTTCTTTAAAGAATGTCTTCTCCCATCTCACTAACACATCTATAAATAAACATAGTCCGGCTTATACAACTGATAAGGAACGAATCGGACCGGGCTGCAAGTGGACACTGACCCAGTTACGGTATTACTTCCATCAAAATAACATTGACGACAGCGTGCTGTGGATCCGGGTCATGAATCTCATTATTCTGACCGTCCTAGTCCAGGCTCCTCAAGTCCCTAAGATGGAGAACTGTTTTGAGCTGTATGGATTCGACGTCCTGATTGATGAGAATCTGAAGCCATGGCTGCTGGAGGTCAATTTCAGTCCTTCACTGAGCTCAGATTGTCAGACAGATATATTAGTCAAAAAGCCTCTGCTTCATGATCTGATGGATCTCATGCATTTCAAAGACCAAGACAAGGAAAGAGGGGGTGATGTGTACAGGCAGTTGACCAATCGATCCAAGGCCCTGGAGACGGATCGGTACTCCTCTGTCAGCCGAACTGGAAGAAGTTCCGCTATCAACAGAAGTTCATCCAATTTCCAGAAAAGTCTCAGTGCTCTCAGCAAGCAACAGTCCACAGTCAAAGAGAGTACGTCCTACATCGAACAAGACAACGAAGTGGAGAAGAAGAAAGAGGCAGAAAAGATGTGCTATGGGTTGCCATTGGTCAATCCTGCAGACGATGACAAGCGGCCAGATAGTGCGAGTTCTGGTGTGTCCAGTGCCGGGAGTGAGAAGTTGGATGAAGTCACAGCGGAGCACAAGCCGATTATCCACAAGAGTGCCAGCGCTGGTCAGTTGACACGAGAAAAAAGCCGAACATCTGTGACATTCAGTATAGGTCCGCCTAGCTCTAGGTCCATCGTAAAAGCTCCTAGTCTGACGGACATGAATAACAATCAGCCCACTAGTCAATCTGTGATCCACACGACCATCGGTCCGGTTCAGACCGTGTTTGTACGCAGGTCCAGTACTCTGTCCTCAAATTCCAAATCTCATAAGGCTGAGAAGGGATCCTTAAAGAGTTGTGCTACCTCCGACAGTGCAATATCCAGTCTTTACTCGGGATCAGGGAGCGAGAACTCGGATCTTGTGTCGCTTCCCGAGGAGTCTCGAAGACGGTCCAGTAATCTTGTCACTGGACAACGTAGGCCCAGTTACACATATGGTCAGACCAGTGACAACACATCAAACCTCAAGAATAGCAGTGACCAACCAAAGAGCTCCTTAACTAAATCCTCATCATCTAGTCAACTATCATCAAAAATCAAATCTCTCAGACCTAGTGGAAACTCTAGTGCTTTGAGGAAAATTTCCTCCTCTGGAACAGTGACCCCAAAGCCAAATTTGTACCCCCAGAGGGCAGCAAGTCGAGCCCAGCAGATGAACTACGAAGCTCCATCATCACAACGAGAAGTTCGTTCCTTGTCCCACCAAAGCAATACACAACGAAGCCAGCCCAGGCGCTTCACGCCAGCCAACGAATCTCAGGCACCCTTTACAAAGGTCTCGTTACGGAAATCTCAGGGCAGTAGGTTGGGTGACCAGGAGGGTGCTCACCAAACTCGACGAAGCATCAATGGATCTCGCATGAACATTCGTAATCGAGCTCAACTCAACAGCCAGCAGGgaaagtcaaaggtcaaaggtccTCCGTCAAGGGTCGGTAGTTTCTACCTTGCTTTTCCTTTTAGTGAGGTCTCCTACAAGACGGCCAATGGATCGCTAGATGCCCATGTAGTTATTCGAGAGTCGCAGAAGAATTTGCGAGAAGTTCTTCATAACATTGACAAGAGTAAGGGAGAGAAGAAGACGGGCGGCTTCCTTCCATTTGGTGCCAAAGAAGACGTCGATGGAGAGAGACTATGGCCGCCCGTCAAGCCTCCTCCGGAAGTCACATGA